The following is a genomic window from Sutcliffiella horikoshii.
CTATCATTCATATAGATTATATTGCCTTCATGATTGACTACCACTATCCACTCAAACGCATTTGCAATGATAGTATCCATCATTTCTTCTGTTAGTAAGCTTTCTTTTACTCCCATCCTATACCCCTCCTGCATAACTAAACTAAATATATCACAAAAGTCTGACGGTTATGAGAGCGATTACATAATCATCTTTAGTACATTTTGACAAACTAAAAAGCAGCTGTCGGAATGATTTCTACTGACAGCTGCTTTTTCTGACCAAATTTTATTAAGTTTAAGAACCACTATCTGATATCCTTCCTAAGAAAAACCCGTCAACTTCGCTTAATTTCCCTCTCCAGAGAATCTTCCCTTCTGAGGGAGTGGGTTTACTGTCTCCACAATAAACCTTTGTATTTTTCAAATGGATGAAATTTGCTTCGGCACCTTTGCTAGATTCAAAGCTTTCTCCTGTAGCTGCAAGTTGTTCACTGATTTTTTGGGCTATTTCATTTCCATCTTCAAATGTCTCACTCATTGCTTCAAAATAATCTTTAGCTGATATAAGAGTACCCGATATAACAGCACCGTTTACATTCAAGCTAATATCCAGGGAAAAATCATAACTATTGGCTGCTTGCACAAAAAACTCTAAAATACTGTCTTTTCTGGCACCAAGCTCATTACTCATTTACACTTCTCCTTTCATCAACAGAAAAGAAAGCCTAACTATTCTCTACGTCTTGCCTTATTCGGATTTGGCTGTCTTTTTAGCAGAAGCTTTCTTTTTGGTTTTGGTAGAACCAGATTTAGTCCCTGAACGTTTTTTCTGACTCTTTTCTTTCTCTTCATCATCATTGGATGTATCTTCGCTTGAATCCTGCTTTTCATCGGATTCTGTCTCATCTTCAGACTTATCCTCATTTTTATTATCAGGGCTAAGTTTAGCTATCATCTCTTCTAATTTTCCGATTCGGTCTGTCAGTTTACTATTCTTCTCTTTCAATGATTGGTAATCGCCATTGTCTGATTCCTCATCATCATCTTCTGCGCTGTCCGGGATATTATCTAAATAGAAACCGTTAATATCACTAAGTGCCCCTCTCCAAAGAGCTACTCCCTTGGAAGGTGTCGATTTTCTGCTACCACAAAATACTTTTGCATCCTTTAGATGGATGAAGCTCGCTTCACCACCATCTTCTGAATCGATGGCTTCACCTGCTTGTGCGAACTTTTCACTAAGTTGTTGAGCGACTTCACTTCCATCCTCAAATGTTTCGCTCAAGCTAACAAAATACTCCTTGGCTGAAACGATAGTTCCTGTAACAATGGCTCCATTTACATTTAATGTGATATCGATAGACAGATTATGTTTATTCGTTGCCTGGACAAGGAAAGCAAGAATGTTGTCTTTCCCTGCCGCCTGTTCTTTAGTCATTTTAAAAGCTCCCTTCATTCATTAAGATGAAGTATCGTCATCACTGGAAAGAGTGGTTTCATTGCTCTCTTCATCTTTTTTCTTCTTAGAAGATTTTTTAGCTGTAGAACGTTTCTTTTTCGGTTTACTTTTCTTTCCCTTTTCATCATCGTTACTATCATCTTTCTCTTCTGAATCGTCTTCCTCTTCGTCCTCTGTTTCTTCTTCGCTGTCTTCCTCTGATTCTTCCTCGCTATCTTCATCTTTTTCCTCTTCGTTGTCTTCTTTACTGTCTTCTTCGCTATCCTCATCTTTTTCCTCTTCGCTGTCTTCTTCTGATCTATCGCCAGCTTCTTTATCTTCTGATAGTTTTGTCAGCATTTCTTCCAATTTCCCTAATCGGTCGGTAAGGTTCTTATTTTCTTCTTTCAATGATTCGTAATCCTCATTGGTGGAATCCTTTGTAGATTCTTTAGTTGCAGCTACTTCTTTTTCATTTGAAGCATCTTCATTGGAAGCTTCATTTTCAGACTCATCCTCACTTGTTTCCTCCTTTTCTTTATTAAATAAACCTTTTGCTGAACCTTTAATAGAATCATAAGCTTTCTTGGATTTTTCCTTGGCTGTTTCTCCAAAACTGGAGCTTTTTGTTTTAAGAGCCTCTGTATCAATACTATTCATTAGTTTTTTTCCGTTTTCAGCAGTAGCTAAATAACCGACTGTTGCCCCGATGATCCCTCCTGTAATGGAACGAGTGATCGGACCTGCAAATGACGTTTCTTCCTTATTGGTGTTTTGTTCCTCTGTTTGATTTTCTGTAGTGTTTGTTTTGTTTTCTGACATAATAAAAACCTCCTATTTTTAGTTGAATTAGTAGTTGAATTCAGTTGAATTTATTCGGTTGGGACTTAGCTTTTTTTCGAGAGATTCAAGTCTCTCCAATAACATTTTATTTTCCTCTTCCAACGCCTTGGTGTTGTTGTCTACCGCTTTAGAGCTTAGATAAGGATCCGTTTCCCACCAATCCATGCCAATCTCTTTTGCTTTATCAACGGAAGCGACAATAAGTCGTATCTTGATGGTCAATAGCTCTACATCTGCGATACCCACTGTAATGTCACCTGCGATTACGACACCTTTGTCTAAAATTTTCTCAAGCACATCCACTATCGTACTTGATTGTCCAGTCGTTTGAACTGCCATTATATGAACCCTCCTTAGAGTAACGATGTATTTATAGCAAGCTTCCTAGAGGTCCAAGGTCAAGATTCAAGTCGTCTGCATCAAGGCCGAAGATTTCTTTTAGTTCTTCCATCTTTTCCTCAAGATTCATCAAAGCTTCACCTAAATCTTCGATCTGCTCATCGGTCAAGGTTCCGCCTTCCACGCGTCGCATGGCATGGCGTTCCACGATTTGCCTCAACAGTTCCACCACAGTCAGGACAAGCTGAGCTAATCCATGTTCCGCTTTATCGGGATCTAAATTAATTCTTCCACTTGTCGGGTTGGCCGGTTGCATGTATTAATCCCTCCCTTTGATGATCAAATTCTACGGAAGATACCGTCTTGCCATTTCCCTGCTGTGCCTGAACTAAGGACTCTACAGATGCAATCAGGACACGAAGATCCAAGTAAACTAGATCGACACCCGCTATGGAAATGACCAAATCAGCTTTTATTGCCACACCTTTATCAAGTATGACGTCTAGAATATCTATTAAAGCTATATCCTTATTTTCTATCGAATCTCTATGGGACATAATTAGTCATCCTCACTTATGAAAAACTTGAAAAGTGATAAGCAGGCCATGGTCCGGTCGGTTCAAACTGCCAGCCCATATCCCCCATTTTCTTTTCAAATTGCTGGATTTCTTCCAAAAACTGTTCCACTTTTGAGGAAGAAATAAGATAGACGCTATTCCAGGTCATGTTTTCTTTCCTACCTGTTACATCTTTGCTCCAATTCCGCTTTACATTGCCTTGCAAAACAAAGTCCTTAAGATGTGTATGAATTCTTTCACTCACACGATCCTTTTCGTTCTCTACTTCATCATCAATCAATTTATCAAGTTTTTTCTTTTCGAAAAATTGTTTCCCTTTAGATAGTTGACTGATTTCTTCTCTACGCTGCTCTATTGCAGGATTGTTCTGGCTTACTTGCTTCTTTAATAGTTCATCATTGCAATATATTTTAAGATTCCATTCCTCATTGCCTTCTAGAAGCGCAAAGGTGTCTGTCATCTTGGAATGATTTTGCTGCACAGTATCTGTTAAACTAGTTTCATTTTTATATAACGTACAAAACTTTAAAGGAATTACAGTATATAATTTGGATAATGCCATTACTGTCTCATGATGATGAAATGCTTTTTCTTGCAGCCATTCCATATCACTATTGATTTTTTCTTTAATGATTTCCTCTGAATACTCATTTGCATCCAGTGAACATACAATAGCGGTTATTTCCCCTATTGGTATGGTGTATATATCACCTTTTCCATCAAAACCTTTTATGGATGGAACAGGCTGGCTTACTGATTCATTAGTTGGGATCAGCCCATATAAATAAATTAATTCCCCCATACTCTAACCCTCACTTCTTTTTGGTCAAATGCTCCCATTGTTCCATTTCCAAATTCTTGGCTACTTCGTAACGGTGCAACAGTTCTGCTTCCTTCTCTTTGTATGCTTCATCCGGAATTTCACCCAGTTCATACATCATCTGCAATTGAATGAGCTTTTTTTGAATGGTTGGAAGGTCGTACAGTTCTTTGTCCGCTTCCTCTTTCACTTTCTCGCCGATTTTAATGACAAGATTGATAGGTGCCGCTACAATTTTGTGGAGCATTTAAGCATCCTCAACTGTTAGTCTGATATTGACAAAGTTATAAGCCGGCCATGGACCACTGTAATTAAAATCAACCTTATCCTTCCATTTATCATGTGCTTCATTCACTTTCTGATCAAACTCTTCTTCTTTATCCCTATCAATAAGAAAAGAGGCGTTTAACAGCATCTTCTCCCCAATAGGGTCATTCACTTTCGATGCTTCTGCTGTATCCTTCAATGGTTGGAAGATTTCAGCCTGCATCTCTTCTTGGAGGGAAACGAATAGTTTTTGAGCAGCCTCACCCAATTGGATTCGCTCATAGTAACTTGCTGCTTCCGATTTCCCTCGGACCTTCTCTGCCATTTTTCCCATTTTTTCATTTCCGCCAGCAAGTTCTTCCAGCCATTCTTTTTTACCAATTACTTTTAAGCCCAATTCGATTTTTCCTTTGATAGCTGGGAAAAGTTTTTCGAATTGAGGATACAAGTTTTCAAGCAGGACGGCTACATCTTCTTTTGAATGAAAAACATTACCGAAACTTACAGGAATGACGGTATCATTTTGTTTCATTACAAGAGAAATCGCTTGCTGATGCATCATCAGGTTTTCTTTATTCGGATGGTAGATTTTCATTGGCACTTCTGCAGCTACCATGGCAGAATCTTTATACGAAATAGTAAAGAGTTCTCTTTTCTCCCCTTCCAATTCAATATGACCAAATTCCTCTTCCGTTTCTGTTTGAATTCCACAAATGATATATATACCCATTTTTTCTTCTTGGCTCATCATAAGACTCTCCTTTATTACTCAGTGACCTTCATATTTTCACAGGCCGTTAAGATCATTTCTTCTGCTTCTTTCAGCGGCTGTTCGCTATCCAGACAACGACTTAATGGATGTCCGAGGATATCTTTACAGAGCAGCTTGAAATCTTCATTTCTCCCGTTAACCGGAATATCTCCCTCTGATGCCAGCTTTGCAATCATCAGGGAAGCCCTTAAGCTCGGACCGTTCTTATTGCATGCTTTACGAAGCTCTGCTACAAGACCAGTTATGGCTTTCGCTTCTTCTTCTTTCATATCTACTTTCTGCGAAACAATCTTTGCCTCCCTATCCACCTCTTTATAATCAACATGGATAGTTATTAACCGGTCTAGCAAAGCGTCCTGTGTATGAAAAACGCCTGCATATTCATCTGGATTGCTTGTGAAAATCACTGCGAAATCCGGATGAACGGGCACGAAAGGTTCCGTCAACTTTGATCCATACAATGGAAGGATACCTTCCTCCAAAATGGATAGAAAGATATTATTTGTCGTTGGTTGAGACCGGGTAAATTCATCATACACAAGCGTGTATCCGTTCTTCACAGCCTCTAACAAACGTCCGTCCCTCCAAGTTTCAGTCACATTTTCCTCTTTCTTATAGACAGAACGGATATAGTTATCTACAACCTTTTTCCTTGTATACCCTGTAAAGTCACCAATTAGATCCTTATTGTTCAACTCATGGTTTCCGTGAATGAGCATGACAGGCTTTTTCCTCTTCTTTGCAAGAGCAAGTGCCATGGAAGTTTTACCTGCACCAGATGGGCCTGTAAAATGAATAGGGTATCCGGCCTTAAGATAATGCAGTGAGCGAGAAAGCAAATCCTTCGTTTCTGAATCTTGAATTAGTGCCCGTGAATCTTTCTTGATTTTTTCTTTTAAAACCGTCACTCCATTCCCTCCTACTCACCGCGTACTAACCCTCGTGTTTAATGGAACTTCTATACCTGATATCACGCCTTTTATATGAAATGACCTCTTTGTCCTTATTTAAAAGGACGTCATATATACCCAGCATTTCATCTTTTGCGTACTTTTTCATATATTCCTTTTCTTCAATCACTTCCACTGTAAGCTTCCAGCCTTCGTTGTCACTTTGTTCAACGGAGGTGATTTTATGAAGGGGGGCAACGAACTCGTTGAAGAAATCAGCGACATTTCCCATGATTTTTTTAATTTCCATATGGACCTCCTGCATAAATAGAAGGGAAAGTCTAGGAAGAATTCCCTGGCTTTTCCCATTCTAATATCTAAATACTAAAGCGTGGGCTTCGTTCATTTTGCTGTTCAGGAAGCCCGTTTTCTTCTACTTCGTCACGAAGTAATCCAACTGCTTCTGCGTATCGTAACCATGTATCTACGCTGGCAATTACCACTCTTGCCTCTACCGTCAGAATTTCAATACCAACCACAGAAACCCTTACAAAGGCATCAATGACAATCCCTTTATCCAGTATGCGGTCAATAACCTCTGCTAAACTTGAACTGTCTGTACTCTTTTGAACGGACATACACCATTTCTCCTTTCATCAATCATTAAGATCCCATTGTCTTAATGTCATTTGAGGATTTGATATTTTTAGAGCTTTTTATCTTGCTTGCACCCTTCATATCTGTATAGCTCTTGATGCTATTTACACCTTTGACTTTGCGGTCATCATCGTCTTTAGTCGAGGATATCTTTTCTTGGAAGTCCTCTCCCGCTTCGACAACTTTACCTATTTTGTCGCGGACAGATAATAAGGCATCTTGTGCTTTTTCTTTTCCTTTTTCTGCTTTATCTTCGAACTGTTCAGCTTTTTCTTCGGTCGCTTCTTTAAGGTTGTCTGTAGCATCCTCAGCCTTATCTTGAACACCTTCAACGAATTTTTCTTTCGCTTTTTCTTTAACTTTATCTTTGATTTCCTCTTTAATAGGCTCCGGAGTGTGTTCAAACACCTTCTTTGCCGCCTTGCCTAAGGTCTTTTTTATTTCATTGCCCATCCAATTACCACCTTTGGGTTCATCGAAAGAGGACTGATTATTTCTTGGAATCTACTAATTCACCCAGCATGTTTTCGATTTTATCAAGTCGGTTATTAATGCTTTTGTTTTCTTCCTTGATTTCGTCCAATTCAGAAGAAGCGTCATTTTTTGATTTCTTTTTCTCGTCACTTTTTAATGGACTCAAAAGGCTTACCACATTTTTTCCCATATACCCGGAAGCCAGCTGTTTGATTCCACTTTGCGCCTGTGCGGCCAGCATTTCTTGTGCTGATCTTCTTAGTTGGTTACCGGCAACCTTCACCACTTCTGATTGGCTAATGTTTTGATAAAGTTTTTTACTTGTGCCTGGGCTGGAAAGTAGACCAATTCCTG
Proteins encoded in this region:
- the gvpO gene encoding gas vesicle protein GvpO translates to MEIKKIMGNVADFFNEFVAPLHKITSVEQSDNEGWKLTVEVIEEKEYMKKYAKDEMLGIYDVLLNKDKEVISYKRRDIRYRSSIKHEG
- the gvpT gene encoding GvpT/GvpP family gas vesicle accessory protein translates to MAVKEKNEQQEEKNEQKEKNEQQEEKNNNGNYSINLAIVGGVVGAGIGLLSSPGTSKKLYQNISQSEVVKVAGNQLRRSAQEMLAAQAQSGIKQLASGYMGKNVVSLLSPLKSDEKKKSKNDASSELDEIKEENKSINNRLDKIENMLGELVDSKK
- a CDS encoding GvpL/GvpF family gas vesicle protein, which translates into the protein MSQEEKMGIYIICGIQTETEEEFGHIELEGEKRELFTISYKDSAMVAAEVPMKIYHPNKENLMMHQQAISLVMKQNDTVIPVSFGNVFHSKEDVAVLLENLYPQFEKLFPAIKGKIELGLKVIGKKEWLEELAGGNEKMGKMAEKVRGKSEAASYYERIQLGEAAQKLFVSLQEEMQAEIFQPLKDTAEASKVNDPIGEKMLLNASFLIDRDKEEEFDQKVNEAHDKWKDKVDFNYSGPWPAYNFVNIRLTVEDA
- a CDS encoding GvpL/GvpF family gas vesicle protein — protein: MGELIYLYGLIPTNESVSQPVPSIKGFDGKGDIYTIPIGEITAIVCSLDANEYSEEIIKEKINSDMEWLQEKAFHHHETVMALSKLYTVIPLKFCTLYKNETSLTDTVQQNHSKMTDTFALLEGNEEWNLKIYCNDELLKKQVSQNNPAIEQRREEISQLSKGKQFFEKKKLDKLIDDEVENEKDRVSERIHTHLKDFVLQGNVKRNWSKDVTGRKENMTWNSVYLISSSKVEQFLEEIQQFEKKMGDMGWQFEPTGPWPAYHFSSFS
- the gvpJ gene encoding gas vesicle protein; amino-acid sequence: MAVQTTGQSSTIVDVLEKILDKGVVIAGDITVGIADVELLTIKIRLIVASVDKAKEIGMDWWETDPYLSSKAVDNNTKALEEENKMLLERLESLEKKLSPNRINSTEFNY
- the gvpU gene encoding gas vesicle accessory protein GvpU; this translates as MSNELGARKDSILEFFVQAANSYDFSLDISLNVNGAVISGTLISAKDYFEAMSETFEDGNEIAQKISEQLAATGESFESSKGAEANFIHLKNTKVYCGDSKPTPSEGKILWRGKLSEVDGFFLGRISDSGS
- a CDS encoding gas vesicle protein K, yielding MQPANPTSGRINLDPDKAEHGLAQLVLTVVELLRQIVERHAMRRVEGGTLTDEQIEDLGEALMNLEEKMEELKEIFGLDADDLNLDLGPLGSLL
- the gvpN gene encoding gas vesicle protein GvpN encodes the protein MTVLKEKIKKDSRALIQDSETKDLLSRSLHYLKAGYPIHFTGPSGAGKTSMALALAKKRKKPVMLIHGNHELNNKDLIGDFTGYTRKKVVDNYIRSVYKKEENVTETWRDGRLLEAVKNGYTLVYDEFTRSQPTTNNIFLSILEEGILPLYGSKLTEPFVPVHPDFAVIFTSNPDEYAGVFHTQDALLDRLITIHVDYKEVDREAKIVSQKVDMKEEEAKAITGLVAELRKACNKNGPSLRASLMIAKLASEGDIPVNGRNEDFKLLCKDILGHPLSRCLDSEQPLKEAEEMILTACENMKVTE
- the gvpU gene encoding gas vesicle accessory protein GvpU, whose protein sequence is MTKEQAAGKDNILAFLVQATNKHNLSIDITLNVNGAIVTGTIVSAKEYFVSLSETFEDGSEVAQQLSEKFAQAGEAIDSEDGGEASFIHLKDAKVFCGSRKSTPSKGVALWRGALSDINGFYLDNIPDSAEDDDEESDNGDYQSLKEKNSKLTDRIGKLEEMIAKLSPDNKNEDKSEDETESDEKQDSSEDTSNDDEEKEKSQKKRSGTKSGSTKTKKKASAKKTAKSE
- the gvpA gene encoding gas vesicle structural protein GvpA produces the protein MSVQKSTDSSSLAEVIDRILDKGIVIDAFVRVSVVGIEILTVEARVVIASVDTWLRYAEAVGLLRDEVEENGLPEQQNERSPRFSI
- a CDS encoding gas vesicle protein GvpG, translating into MLHKIVAAPINLVIKIGEKVKEEADKELYDLPTIQKKLIQLQMMYELGEIPDEAYKEKEAELLHRYEVAKNLEMEQWEHLTKKK
- a CDS encoding gas vesicle protein codes for the protein MSHRDSIENKDIALIDILDVILDKGVAIKADLVISIAGVDLVYLDLRVLIASVESLVQAQQGNGKTVSSVEFDHQREGLIHATGQPDKWKN
- the gvpQ gene encoding gas vesicle protein GvpQ → MGNEIKKTLGKAAKKVFEHTPEPIKEEIKDKVKEKAKEKFVEGVQDKAEDATDNLKEATEEKAEQFEDKAEKGKEKAQDALLSVRDKIGKVVEAGEDFQEKISSTKDDDDRKVKGVNSIKSYTDMKGASKIKSSKNIKSSNDIKTMGS
- a CDS encoding YtxH domain-containing protein, whose amino-acid sequence is MSENKTNTTENQTEEQNTNKEETSFAGPITRSITGGIIGATVGYLATAENGKKLMNSIDTEALKTKSSSFGETAKEKSKKAYDSIKGSAKGLFNKEKEETSEDESENEASNEDASNEKEVAATKESTKDSTNEDYESLKEENKNLTDRLGKLEEMLTKLSEDKEAGDRSEEDSEEEKDEDSEEDSKEDNEEEKDEDSEEESEEDSEEETEDEEEDDSEEKDDSNDDEKGKKSKPKKKRSTAKKSSKKKKDEESNETTLSSDDDTSS